A stretch of the Verrucomicrobiia bacterium genome encodes the following:
- a CDS encoding DUF5615 family PIN-like protein, whose amino-acid sequence MLKLLLDEHLSPRIARQFRAKWPQGQIASVLQWRDGHFMGASDDSLLAEAHAWGWTLVTYDQATIVPLLKNWGEQGIEHGGVILVDNRTIAANNIGGLVRALGKVWNAQKNLDWENVVLYLSR is encoded by the coding sequence ATGCTCAAACTGCTGCTGGATGAGCACCTGTCGCCCCGCATCGCGCGACAGTTCCGGGCCAAATGGCCCCAAGGACAAATCGCATCCGTCCTGCAGTGGCGGGACGGCCATTTCATGGGCGCCTCCGACGACTCGCTCCTGGCCGAGGCTCACGCCTGGGGATGGACTCTGGTTACATATGACCAGGCGACCATCGTTCCACTTTTGAAGAACTGGGGTGAGCAAGGCATTGAGCATGGGGGCGTGATTCTGGTTGATAACCGCACAATTGCCGCCAATAACATCGGCGGCCTGGTTCGGGCACTAGGAAAGGTTTGGAATGCGCAAAAGAACCTCGATTGGGAAAACGTGGTCCTCTATCTGTCGCGGTGA
- a CDS encoding transcriptional regulator — translation MFTKELIVNNMPSTVVSLRVSEDQAKRLKRKARRLGRSPSETGAILLEEGLRRDEFAFIDFRDSMLGRQAYLQGARLPVWMTVKIARAMGGNIEKTAEHLQRSPLQVQAALNYAKAFPNEIEHAIQDNDSYDLAKVTQMLPQARLFKVSSKKPSRP, via the coding sequence ATGTTTACAAAAGAATTGATTGTAAACAATATGCCATCCACCGTTGTCAGTTTGAGGGTTTCGGAGGACCAGGCCAAGCGCCTGAAGCGCAAGGCCCGGCGGCTTGGCCGCTCCCCGAGTGAAACCGGGGCGATTCTGTTGGAGGAGGGCCTCCGTCGTGACGAGTTCGCTTTTATAGACTTTCGGGATTCTATGCTTGGGCGCCAGGCCTACCTCCAAGGCGCCAGGCTGCCGGTTTGGATGACGGTGAAAATCGCGCGGGCAATGGGGGGAAATATCGAAAAGACGGCGGAGCATCTGCAACGCTCGCCCTTACAAGTCCAGGCAGCGCTCAATTACGCCAAGGCGTTCCCCAATGAGATTGAGCACGCGATCCAGGATAATGATTCTTATGATCTGGCCAAGGTTACCCAAATGCTTCCTCAGGCGCGGTTGTTTAAGGTATCCAGCAAGAAGCCAAGCCGCCCGTAG
- a CDS encoding alpha-L-arabinofuranosidase produces MQQLRRLFWLAPWLALEAASVPFARAQAPLPIYSDHLLNGFQDWGWASVISYTNTAPVHSGSSSIGVSASYWQALQIGGRPFSTTLYSNLVFWINGGAGGGQSLQAQAVLASGSAATYVLPGTLPANTWKQYSIPLSAIGAANVTDFEGFFIQLRSSGTTNTFYVDDVQLTSKPGPALVHLNLNASQAVRGVDVRWFGLNTAVWDGNFKTATSISLLKEAGARILRFPGGSLSDQYHWASNTTESNKWTCATSFSDFASVATNIGAQAIITVNYGSGTAAEAAAWVRDSNITNHYGFKYWEIGNEEYGAWETDTNIPPNDGYTYANRAALYIEQMKAADPTIKVGIVVTPGQDSSVNGNTTHPATNSITGQVHYGWTPVVLATLKALGVTPDFAVHHRYPEYTDPKVLPACPDSDSLLLQGANGWTGDVADLRQQITGYFGAGGTNIELVCTENNSDAGAPGRQSTSLVNGLYYAATLGELMKTELNGFVWWDLRNGTDTTGSFDPSLYGWRTNGDLGMIGNLSTRYPPFYAAKLMHYFAQPGDTILNAASDYPLLSAYAARRASGAVSLLVLNKDSASNFNAQVTLTGFVPNLSVPLLSFGIPQDEAARTNGPVSAQDIATNNFPSAGAVFNKSFPPLSLNLLELIPAPPRLSVLAISQPGALGLALEGQSGVRYVLESSTNLTVWNSVLTNTLTGPTLNFTSALPAGPAQMFWRALWQP; encoded by the coding sequence ATGCAACAATTGCGAAGGCTGTTTTGGTTGGCGCCATGGCTGGCACTGGAAGCGGCTTCAGTCCCCTTCGCGCGGGCCCAAGCCCCTTTGCCGATCTACTCTGATCACCTGCTGAACGGATTTCAGGACTGGGGTTGGGCTTCGGTCATCAGCTACACCAACACCGCTCCAGTGCATTCCGGCAGCAGTTCCATTGGTGTGTCGGCCAGTTATTGGCAGGCGCTGCAAATTGGGGGCAGGCCTTTCAGCACGACGCTCTACAGCAACCTGGTGTTTTGGATAAACGGCGGGGCAGGGGGCGGCCAGAGCCTCCAGGCCCAGGCCGTGCTCGCCTCCGGTTCAGCCGCCACTTACGTGCTGCCCGGAACGCTCCCGGCCAACACCTGGAAACAATACAGCATCCCGCTCAGTGCGATTGGGGCCGCAAACGTCACCGATTTCGAAGGGTTCTTCATTCAACTTCGCAGCAGCGGCACTACCAACACATTCTACGTGGATGATGTCCAGCTTACGTCCAAACCAGGGCCGGCATTAGTACATCTCAACCTGAATGCCAGCCAGGCCGTTCGTGGGGTGGACGTGCGCTGGTTCGGCCTCAACACTGCCGTTTGGGACGGCAATTTTAAAACGGCCACATCCATTTCCCTGCTCAAGGAAGCGGGAGCGCGGATTCTGCGATTTCCTGGCGGCTCGCTTTCGGACCAATACCATTGGGCTTCCAATACAACGGAAAGCAATAAATGGACGTGCGCAACTTCCTTCAGCGATTTCGCCTCTGTGGCTACAAATATCGGCGCTCAGGCGATCATTACAGTCAACTATGGCAGCGGCACGGCTGCCGAGGCGGCTGCCTGGGTGCGGGATTCCAACATCACGAATCATTACGGGTTCAAGTACTGGGAGATTGGCAACGAGGAATATGGCGCGTGGGAAACCGATACCAACATTCCACCCAATGACGGCTACACCTATGCCAACCGCGCGGCTCTCTACATTGAGCAGATGAAGGCAGCCGATCCGACTATCAAGGTCGGCATCGTTGTGACTCCGGGCCAGGACAGTTCGGTCAATGGCAACACAACCCACCCAGCCACAAATTCCATCACCGGCCAGGTCCATTACGGCTGGACGCCGGTTGTCCTGGCGACCCTCAAGGCCCTGGGGGTGACCCCAGACTTCGCCGTGCACCATCGCTACCCCGAATACACAGACCCCAAGGTGCTGCCTGCCTGCCCTGACAGTGATTCGTTGCTGCTCCAAGGCGCCAATGGATGGACGGGGGATGTGGCAGACCTGCGCCAGCAGATCACAGGTTATTTCGGCGCAGGCGGCACGAACATCGAGTTGGTTTGCACGGAAAACAACAGCGATGCCGGCGCGCCAGGCCGGCAATCGACCAGCCTTGTCAACGGCCTCTATTACGCAGCCACTTTAGGCGAATTAATGAAGACCGAACTCAACGGGTTTGTTTGGTGGGATTTGCGCAATGGCACTGATACGACCGGGAGTTTCGATCCATCGCTCTATGGCTGGCGCACCAATGGCGACCTGGGGATGATTGGCAATCTGTCCACTCGCTATCCGCCTTTCTACGCCGCCAAGCTGATGCATTACTTTGCCCAACCCGGCGATACCATTCTGAATGCTGCAAGCGATTATCCCTTGCTTTCAGCTTACGCCGCAAGGCGCGCCAGCGGGGCCGTGTCGCTTTTGGTGCTGAACAAGGATAGCGCCAGCAACTTCAATGCGCAGGTGACCCTGACCGGTTTTGTGCCGAACCTTTCGGTCCCGCTCCTTTCCTTTGGCATCCCGCAAGACGAAGCCGCGCGCACCAATGGACCTGTTTCAGCCCAGGATATTGCAACCAACAACTTTCCGTCCGCCGGCGCAGTCTTCAACAAGAGTTTCCCGCCGCTATCTTTGAATCTGCTTGAACTCATCCCCGCGCCGCCGCGATTGAGTGTGCTTGCTATCAGCCAACCCGGCGCCTTGGGGCTCGCGCTTGAGGGGCAGTCCGGTGTGCGGTATGTCTTAGAGAGCTCAACCAACTTGACTGTTTGGAACAGCGTTTTGACCAACACGCTAACGGGCCCCACGCTGAACTTCACCAGTGCTCTGCCCGCCGGACCCGCCCAGATGTTCTGGCGCGCACTGTGGCAGCCGTAA
- a CDS encoding TIM barrel protein: MAENCFHPSIEGAQHGAKSLSQFLDYAKKSGATGAQPSNYMLTTDKGLMSAKDVKSAFAKAKMTLDGVSAHCPIWVHTTAWTGSPTIRPFTPADVAKKSATEIEKWAEDYVLRLLDLCAELGIKVVPMFWGVAFGWELATGYPWGFWKGGDYDLIKEGQERFVKKTAKIRQHANKLGIVLCHEIHPGTGAMCADDFNMLVQICDGDKSLGVNADPSHCWEGESFETRFLKVASRIYACHVKNFVIRPGLPLRMMEPGWQKRAMQFVDIPSGDLNMARYVELLIHTGYPQRYCQIMGVKTAPLVVEAESAYRDLDATSANGIQYVRDNLCFPLAAGSFEEGMGA, translated from the coding sequence ATGGCCGAAAACTGCTTCCACCCCAGCATCGAAGGCGCGCAGCACGGCGCCAAAAGCCTCAGCCAATTTCTCGATTACGCCAAAAAATCCGGCGCCACGGGGGCGCAGCCATCCAATTATATGCTCACGACCGACAAAGGTCTCATGAGCGCCAAGGACGTTAAAAGCGCCTTCGCAAAAGCAAAAATGACCCTTGATGGCGTCTCGGCCCACTGCCCGATTTGGGTCCACACAACCGCCTGGACGGGCAGCCCCACCATCCGGCCATTCACCCCTGCCGACGTGGCAAAGAAATCCGCCACCGAAATCGAGAAATGGGCTGAGGATTATGTGCTGCGGCTGCTGGACCTCTGCGCGGAGCTTGGCATCAAGGTAGTCCCGATGTTCTGGGGCGTGGCATTTGGGTGGGAGCTGGCTACGGGCTATCCCTGGGGCTTTTGGAAGGGCGGCGATTATGACCTCATCAAAGAAGGTCAGGAGCGGTTTGTCAAAAAAACTGCCAAAATCCGCCAGCACGCCAACAAACTCGGCATCGTTCTATGCCATGAAATTCATCCCGGCACCGGGGCCATGTGCGCGGACGATTTTAATATGCTGGTCCAGATTTGTGACGGGGACAAAAGCCTGGGCGTCAATGCCGATCCGTCCCACTGCTGGGAAGGAGAGAGCTTTGAAACTCGTTTCCTGAAAGTGGCCTCGCGCATCTATGCGTGTCATGTGAAGAATTTCGTTATCCGCCCGGGCTTGCCCCTGCGCATGATGGAGCCGGGTTGGCAGAAACGCGCCATGCAATTTGTCGATATCCCGAGCGGCGACCTGAACATGGCACGGTATGTGGAGTTGCTTATTCACACGGGCTACCCGCAACGCTATTGCCAAATTATGGGTGTCAAGACCGCCCCGCTGGTAGTCGAGGCCGAAAGCGCTTACCGCGACCTGGACGCAACCAGCGCCAACGGTATCCAATACGTGCGCGATAACCTCTGTTTCCCGCTGGCCGCCGGCTCATTCGAAGAAGGCATGGGAGCGTAA
- a CDS encoding alpha-galactosidase — translation MIQTHPPFGMVRSFIRFAPLFAMAVLVHGQERWSFSTADTSLTVMVNADRLAITSLSSAGGEPEWIAGPVAVPLPDHVFINNAVQPLHWRFAGNEGRHALGETTLRFVSSEPKMELLSIWRAQAGPGPVEHHFEIINRNSQVLEAPLQPTLALTLTAPAGHSLENWWVEKGAGRPSDAGTHREPVGEGYRFKGRSTPYAEATEMIPWISIQDTTGTAGVYLGIEFSGRVGFDVSATGNPLKVSVTAGLDPSEREFRSRLDDGERFVTPTVFLGCYRGGVDDGANRLHRFVAAHLRPPVSDARYPLVVNNSWGSGMAVDDTLARHMIDDSAALGVELFHIDAGWFRAVGDWHPNAKKFPHGLAAVSDYAHSKGMLFGLWVGWTQGGTEMRDMETLAVANPKQRDWFTRDYPATWKPSDFTGVPVCLGAAPARAWCLSELRRIVTSYKLDLLEHDQIMIVDGCDRTDHDHTASPADVAYHAARGYYWVYDQLRKEHPTLLFEDCVNGGRTVDFGIVRRTHYISITDTYDPMSNRRAFYDSSYPLPPAICECYVENRPGPSLATFKTMLRSGMMGWLTLMCDTGAWSGEQREAARRQIEIYKQWIRPLINQGDLYHISTRPDEARWDGTEYWDSKTGKGAVFAFRGAKAVETSHALKLKGLDRARSYQVWSEDGAVSRAQVVGAKLMDEGLHIALSTPGASELVYLQGLQ, via the coding sequence ATGATTCAGACACACCCGCCCTTTGGCATGGTTCGAAGCTTTATCCGCTTTGCCCCTCTTTTCGCAATGGCGGTCCTGGTCCACGGCCAGGAACGGTGGTCGTTCAGCACTGCCGATACCTCCCTTACGGTGATGGTCAACGCCGATCGACTCGCCATCACCTCGTTGTCCTCTGCCGGCGGCGAGCCGGAATGGATCGCGGGACCGGTTGCGGTTCCCCTGCCGGACCATGTGTTCATTAACAACGCCGTCCAACCGCTGCACTGGAGGTTCGCGGGGAATGAGGGGAGGCATGCGCTCGGCGAGACAACCCTGAGATTTGTTTCCAGTGAGCCAAAGATGGAACTGCTTTCGATCTGGCGAGCCCAGGCCGGCCCGGGACCTGTCGAGCATCATTTCGAGATTATCAACCGGAACAGCCAGGTGCTCGAAGCGCCGCTCCAACCCACCCTGGCTCTGACGTTGACAGCACCGGCGGGACATTCCCTCGAAAACTGGTGGGTGGAAAAGGGCGCCGGCCGGCCTTCGGATGCGGGCACGCACCGCGAACCCGTCGGCGAGGGCTACCGGTTCAAAGGACGCTCTACCCCGTACGCAGAGGCCACCGAGATGATCCCCTGGATTTCGATTCAGGACACGACGGGGACTGCCGGCGTGTATCTTGGCATCGAATTCAGCGGGCGGGTCGGCTTCGACGTGAGCGCCACGGGAAACCCACTGAAGGTAAGCGTCACGGCGGGCTTGGACCCTTCGGAACGCGAGTTTCGCAGCCGGTTGGATGACGGGGAGCGCTTTGTGACACCTACGGTGTTCCTCGGCTGCTATCGAGGGGGCGTGGATGACGGCGCCAATCGCCTGCATCGGTTCGTGGCGGCGCATTTGCGTCCGCCGGTTTCCGATGCGCGCTATCCGCTGGTCGTGAACAACAGTTGGGGCAGCGGCATGGCGGTGGACGATACGCTGGCTCGGCACATGATCGACGATTCAGCGGCCTTGGGAGTTGAGTTGTTCCACATTGATGCGGGCTGGTTTCGCGCGGTCGGCGACTGGCATCCTAACGCAAAGAAGTTTCCCCATGGGCTGGCGGCGGTCAGTGACTACGCCCATAGCAAGGGAATGTTGTTCGGCCTCTGGGTGGGCTGGACACAGGGGGGAACCGAGATGCGCGACATGGAAACGTTGGCGGTGGCAAACCCAAAGCAGCGTGATTGGTTTACGCGCGACTACCCGGCGACCTGGAAGCCATCCGATTTCACCGGCGTCCCGGTTTGCCTCGGCGCGGCCCCGGCTCGTGCCTGGTGCCTGAGCGAACTGCGCCGCATCGTAACCTCTTACAAACTCGATCTCCTTGAGCACGATCAGATCATGATTGTTGACGGCTGTGACCGCACCGACCACGACCACACCGCGTCCCCGGCGGATGTCGCCTACCATGCGGCCCGGGGTTATTACTGGGTGTACGATCAACTGCGCAAGGAGCATCCCACGTTGCTCTTTGAGGACTGCGTCAACGGCGGACGCACGGTGGATTTTGGCATCGTCCGGCGCACCCATTACATCAGCATTACGGACACTTACGATCCGATGAGCAACCGGCGGGCGTTTTATGATTCCAGCTATCCGCTGCCGCCGGCGATTTGCGAATGTTACGTCGAGAACCGGCCCGGCCCTTCGTTGGCCACCTTCAAGACAATGCTGCGGAGCGGCATGATGGGTTGGCTTACACTCATGTGCGACACCGGCGCATGGTCCGGGGAACAGCGCGAGGCCGCCAGACGGCAGATAGAGATTTACAAACAGTGGATTCGTCCGCTGATAAACCAGGGCGACCTGTATCACATCTCGACACGGCCAGACGAAGCGCGCTGGGATGGAACGGAGTACTGGGATTCAAAGACCGGGAAAGGCGCAGTGTTCGCGTTTCGCGGGGCCAAAGCGGTCGAAACGAGTCACGCGCTGAAGTTGAAGGGGCTCGATCGAGCCCGCTCCTACCAGGTCTGGTCCGAGGACGGAGCGGTCTCGCGTGCTCAGGTCGTCGGGGCAAAGCTCATGGATGAGGGCCTGCACATCGCGCTCAGCACCCCCGGGGCATCGGAGTTGGTTTATCTTCAAGGGCTGCAATGA
- a CDS encoding PepSY-associated TM helix domain-containing protein has protein sequence MPSFTEPIGPGKSPITPRFRAGFERWNRKLHFYSGLFLLFFVWLFAFSGLILNHPSWSFTEFWKNRKQTNYEREIAGPALEAKGDLAQARAIMTQLAIRGEILWTVTRTDPNQFEFQVRRPGHFFFIKADLARKRVTMQQSDVNLWGVIKALHTFTGVQMDDPRNSRDWALATLWAFSMDAVAIGLIFMVLSSLYMWFEIPQKRLPGAVVLGLGSLICCLFCVGLRWLF, from the coding sequence ATGCCCTCGTTCACTGAACCAATAGGTCCCGGCAAATCGCCGATTACCCCTCGGTTCCGAGCCGGATTCGAGCGCTGGAATCGCAAGCTCCATTTCTACAGCGGATTATTTCTGCTATTCTTCGTATGGCTGTTTGCCTTCAGCGGCCTCATCCTGAACCATCCGTCCTGGAGCTTTACGGAATTCTGGAAAAACCGAAAGCAGACGAATTATGAGCGCGAGATTGCCGGCCCCGCGCTTGAGGCAAAGGGCGACCTCGCGCAGGCGCGCGCGATTATGACACAACTCGCCATTAGGGGCGAGATTCTGTGGACTGTAACAAGGACGGACCCTAATCAGTTTGAGTTCCAAGTCCGGCGTCCGGGCCATTTTTTCTTCATCAAAGCCGATTTGGCGCGGAAGCGCGTTACCATGCAGCAAAGTGACGTGAATCTTTGGGGGGTGATCAAAGCGCTGCACACGTTCACGGGCGTTCAAATGGACGACCCTCGCAACAGCCGCGACTGGGCATTGGCTACTTTGTGGGCATTTTCGATGGATGCCGTTGCAATCGGATTAATTTTCATGGTTCTCAGCAGCTTGTATATGTGGTTCGAGATTCCTCAGAAACGCCTTCCTGGCGCAGTTGTTCTTGGCCTAGGCTCGCTAATTTGCTGCCTGTTTTGCGTTGGCTTGCGCTGGCTTTTCTGA